A stretch of Microbulbifer sp. SAOS-129_SWC DNA encodes these proteins:
- the tssJ gene encoding type VI secretion system lipoprotein TssJ: MTTKNLFTLLLIAALGLSSSACQTTRRTLNLDTSVQLAMDVKNDVNPDSDGRASPVVVRVFMLADNRQFAREDFLNLYENAPSRLGKDLIDTVVLKEFAPGETRLEKLPLTPEVRYIGLLAEFVQYQRADALMLLPITDHKENAYKVALSGTRIGSPQQIAMHREPTGSARTAATDSGDKTVTISSAEYKRMREKLEKMDNGNR, encoded by the coding sequence GTGACCACAAAAAATCTATTCACGTTGCTATTGATTGCCGCGCTGGGCCTGAGCAGTTCCGCCTGCCAGACCACGCGCCGCACGCTCAACCTCGATACCAGTGTCCAGCTGGCCATGGATGTCAAAAATGATGTGAATCCGGACAGCGACGGACGCGCCTCGCCGGTGGTGGTGCGGGTGTTCATGCTCGCCGACAACCGCCAGTTTGCGCGCGAGGACTTCCTCAACCTGTACGAGAACGCGCCGTCGCGGTTGGGCAAAGACCTGATCGATACCGTGGTGCTGAAAGAATTCGCCCCCGGCGAAACCCGCTTGGAAAAGCTGCCGCTGACGCCGGAGGTGCGCTATATCGGCCTGCTGGCGGAGTTTGTACAGTACCAGCGCGCGGATGCCCTGATGCTGCTGCCGATTACCGATCACAAGGAGAACGCGTACAAGGTGGCACTGTCCGGTACCCGCATCGGCTCGCCACAGCAGATCGCCATGCACCGCGAGCCGACTGGCAGCGCGCGTACCGCGGCGACAGACAGCGGTGACAAAACCGTCACCATCTCCAGTGCAGAGTACAAGCGTATGCGCGAAAAGCTGGAAAAAATGGACAACGGCAACCGCTGA
- the tagH gene encoding type VI secretion system-associated FHA domain protein TagH: protein MDLVLSVVADPQGANMLKHTKLFAAAGGSLGRADSNDWVLPDPERVVSSRHATIAFSDNRYFLEDQSTNGTYHNGASDPLGNGNRVALNDGDTIAIGEYQLKVTIRQPQAESGLPKGLGAADFLDSADRTTFSPAAAAKMQNQAEAQQLDSWLEPGAGGQAAQTGEWGSLGGQAAAPAESLPGHGAESLDPLAAFAAGDGAGGFGADAIGGAAGGTNQWDSDDEWWKDGSEQDHAPADRHSMQFRAQAPEPAPAPEAAFTAPEPAFASAAETPAAPAASAPSPHASSPASPPPFSSAPAPAAAAAGNPFADSLAEVHGQQVDGVPGFAAGGAGAPVAGADGHFASAGQQFSQLPPTQPAPSPAPQAAPPVPQPAPPPQPAPPPQPAAPQTPQQPAASATNLIAALGLNLPAAQQPAVDAQAAAIVQETVARLIDLLRARTSIKNELRVQRTMIQTEANNPLKFSASAADAMAAMFAGNGAFMTPHGAVRDSFDDLSDHQVAVLAGMRAGYDAMLRFFSPENIERRVNSQGGVFSNRNAKNWEGFVALYREQISDPEACYRRLFGDEFASTYEQQLSELKNARSLKN, encoded by the coding sequence ATGGATCTAGTTCTCTCGGTTGTGGCGGACCCGCAGGGCGCCAATATGCTGAAGCACACCAAACTGTTTGCCGCGGCCGGCGGCAGTCTCGGCCGCGCCGACAGCAACGACTGGGTGCTGCCCGACCCCGAGCGGGTCGTGTCGTCCCGCCATGCCACGATTGCCTTCAGTGACAATCGCTATTTCCTCGAGGATCAGAGCACCAATGGCACCTACCACAATGGTGCCAGCGATCCGCTGGGCAACGGCAACCGGGTGGCGCTCAACGATGGCGATACCATTGCGATCGGTGAGTACCAGCTCAAGGTGACGATACGCCAGCCCCAGGCCGAATCCGGGTTGCCCAAGGGGCTTGGCGCTGCGGATTTCCTCGACAGCGCCGACCGCACCACCTTCAGCCCCGCCGCTGCCGCCAAGATGCAGAACCAGGCCGAAGCCCAGCAGCTGGACAGCTGGCTGGAGCCGGGTGCCGGTGGCCAAGCTGCGCAGACCGGCGAGTGGGGTTCACTCGGCGGCCAGGCAGCCGCGCCCGCCGAGTCGTTACCCGGGCACGGGGCGGAATCGCTGGATCCGCTCGCCGCGTTTGCCGCTGGCGATGGCGCCGGTGGATTTGGTGCGGATGCCATCGGCGGTGCCGCGGGTGGCACCAACCAGTGGGACAGTGACGACGAATGGTGGAAGGACGGCAGTGAACAGGATCACGCCCCGGCCGATCGCCACTCGATGCAGTTTCGCGCGCAGGCCCCCGAACCCGCCCCGGCGCCTGAGGCGGCCTTCACCGCACCGGAACCGGCATTTGCCAGCGCGGCGGAAACACCGGCTGCGCCCGCCGCCAGTGCACCGTCGCCCCATGCATCGTCGCCCGCATCGCCACCGCCTTTTTCATCCGCACCTGCACCCGCAGCCGCGGCGGCGGGCAATCCGTTTGCGGATTCCCTCGCCGAGGTGCACGGCCAACAGGTAGATGGCGTGCCTGGATTTGCCGCAGGCGGTGCCGGGGCTCCAGTAGCGGGCGCCGACGGCCACTTCGCCAGTGCCGGCCAGCAGTTCTCGCAGTTGCCACCGACGCAGCCGGCACCGTCCCCGGCACCGCAGGCTGCACCGCCGGTACCGCAGCCCGCGCCACCGCCGCAGCCCGCACCACCGCCGCAGCCGGCAGCGCCGCAGACGCCACAACAGCCGGCGGCCAGCGCCACTAATCTGATCGCGGCGCTGGGATTGAACCTGCCCGCCGCGCAGCAGCCTGCCGTAGACGCCCAGGCGGCGGCCATTGTGCAGGAGACAGTGGCGCGCCTGATCGACCTGCTGCGCGCGCGCACCTCGATCAAGAACGAGCTGCGCGTGCAGCGCACCATGATCCAGACCGAAGCCAACAACCCGCTGAAATTCAGCGCCTCTGCTGCCGATGCGATGGCGGCCATGTTTGCCGGCAACGGGGCCTTTATGACACCGCACGGCGCGGTGCGCGACAGTTTCGACGACCTTTCCGACCACCAGGTGGCGGTGCTCGCCGGGATGCGTGCCGGCTACGACGCCATGCTGCGTTTTTTCAGCCCGGAAAATATCGAGCGGCGGGTCAACAGCCAGGGCGGCGTTTTCTCCAATCGCAACGCCAAGAACTGGGAGGGTTTTGTGGCGCTGTACCGGGAACAGATCAGCGATCCGGAGGCCTGCTACCGGCGCCTGTTTGGTGATGAGTTCGCATCGACCTACGAGCAACAGCTGTCTGAATTGAAAAACGCACGATCCCTGAAAAATTAA
- the icmH gene encoding type IVB secretion system protein IcmH/DotU, which yields MSGNDGFTPPRAPSAGDRTVLVPTPGAAASARPAAPTPGAFAGADAVQQDIRVRNSLNPLVAAASKLLGAIIKLRTTMNHANVPDLHKRLTREIQHFEREAKQLSLAPETVLTARYLLCTVVDEAVLSTPWGTASGWSQHSLLSLFHKETFGGEKCFAILQRMLETPGAQLELLELFYLCLSLGFQGKYRLVPRGHEQLEQIRDNLYQTIERHRPQMERDLAPHWAGCVERKSRLIQYIPLWVIASVALGVLVLTYSGFRWWLYDSATPVAERVAALVADQPQEQQQEQQQGQ from the coding sequence ATGAGCGGCAACGACGGTTTTACTCCTCCGCGCGCGCCGAGTGCCGGCGACCGCACCGTGCTGGTGCCCACCCCCGGTGCCGCGGCTTCCGCACGCCCGGCGGCGCCGACCCCCGGCGCTTTTGCCGGCGCCGATGCGGTGCAGCAGGACATCCGCGTGCGCAACAGTCTCAACCCGCTGGTGGCAGCGGCGTCGAAACTGCTCGGCGCCATCATCAAACTGCGCACGACCATGAACCACGCCAATGTGCCGGATCTGCACAAGCGCCTGACGCGGGAAATACAGCATTTCGAGCGCGAGGCCAAGCAGCTGTCACTGGCTCCGGAAACGGTGCTCACCGCGCGCTACCTGCTGTGCACCGTCGTGGACGAGGCGGTGCTGTCCACCCCCTGGGGCACCGCCAGCGGCTGGAGCCAGCACTCGCTGTTGAGCCTGTTCCACAAGGAGACCTTCGGCGGTGAGAAGTGTTTCGCCATCCTGCAGCGGATGCTGGAAACACCGGGGGCGCAGCTGGAGCTGCTGGAGCTGTTCTACCTGTGCCTGAGTCTCGGCTTCCAGGGCAAATACCGGCTGGTGCCGCGCGGGCACGAACAGCTGGAACAGATCCGCGACAACCTGTACCAGACCATCGAGCGCCACCGGCCACAGATGGAACGCGACCTGGCCCCGCACTGGGCCGGCTGCGTGGAGCGCAAGAGCCGCCTGATCCAGTACATCCCGCTGTGGGTGATCGCCAGTGTCGCGCTCGGGGTACTGGTACTGACTTACAGCGGGTTTCGCTGGTGGTTGTACGACAGCGCCACCCCGGTGGCGGAACGGGTCGCAGCTCTGGTGGCTGACCAGCCGCAAGAACAGCAACAAGAACAGCAACAGGGACAGTGA
- the tssK gene encoding type VI secretion system baseplate subunit TssK, protein MSANNKVIWSEGMFLRPQHFQQQDRYLENLLEARTGALGPYTWGLVEIAIDSEPLAMGKISVSRVSAIFPDGTPILAPENEHLPEVLEVPVNTRDEVVYLCVPMKRPGSQESVRDQEDFPQARYQASNFDARNSASASGEPARIQVGKLRACLKLGSDDLSGYAAIGIARIRERQPEKPVELDSDYIPPLLNAETSAVIKAYIEEIKGLLDHRGSALGHRLSDSGRSGSAEIADYLLLQVVNRFEPLLRQLTAQPRLHPHSLFLELLQLAGELSTFTAQSKRPPEIPNYAHENLQQSYAGLFAALRQSLSTVLEQTAISMDLVQRKYGIYVAPVTDPSLVTSASFVMAAKADMPGDLLRSRFPTQAKVAPVEAIRELISAQLPGVALRPLPVAPRQIPYHAGFTYFELERSGELWQAMQKSGGFAVHLGAEFPGLTMELWAIRNQ, encoded by the coding sequence ATGTCGGCAAACAACAAGGTGATCTGGAGTGAGGGGATGTTTCTGCGCCCCCAGCATTTCCAGCAGCAGGATCGTTATCTGGAAAACCTGCTAGAAGCGCGCACCGGTGCGCTGGGGCCCTACACCTGGGGCCTGGTGGAAATCGCCATCGACAGCGAACCGCTGGCGATGGGCAAGATTTCCGTATCGCGGGTCAGCGCCATCTTTCCCGACGGCACACCGATACTGGCGCCCGAGAACGAACACCTGCCGGAGGTGCTCGAGGTGCCGGTCAACACCCGCGATGAAGTCGTCTACCTGTGTGTGCCGATGAAGCGCCCGGGCAGCCAGGAGTCGGTGCGCGACCAGGAAGATTTTCCCCAGGCGCGCTATCAGGCCAGCAATTTCGATGCGCGCAACAGCGCCTCCGCCTCCGGCGAGCCGGCGCGCATCCAGGTGGGCAAGTTGCGCGCCTGCCTGAAACTGGGCAGTGATGACCTGAGTGGCTACGCCGCCATCGGCATCGCACGGATTCGCGAGCGTCAGCCGGAGAAGCCGGTAGAGCTGGACAGCGACTATATTCCGCCGCTGTTGAACGCCGAGACATCTGCGGTGATCAAGGCCTACATCGAGGAGATCAAGGGCCTGCTGGATCACCGCGGCTCTGCGCTCGGGCATCGCTTGAGCGACAGCGGCCGCAGCGGCTCGGCGGAGATTGCCGACTACCTGCTGCTGCAGGTGGTCAACCGCTTCGAACCGCTGTTGCGCCAGCTCACCGCCCAGCCGCGCCTGCATCCGCACAGCCTGTTCCTGGAACTGCTGCAGCTGGCCGGTGAACTGTCGACCTTTACCGCGCAAAGCAAGCGGCCGCCGGAAATTCCCAACTACGCCCACGAGAACCTGCAGCAGAGCTACGCGGGTCTGTTTGCGGCCCTGCGCCAGTCGCTGTCTACGGTGCTGGAACAGACTGCGATCTCCATGGATCTGGTGCAGCGCAAGTACGGCATCTACGTAGCGCCGGTTACCGATCCGTCACTGGTCACCTCGGCCAGTTTCGTTATGGCGGCCAAGGCGGACATGCCCGGCGACCTGCTGCGCAGCCGCTTCCCCACCCAGGCCAAGGTGGCGCCGGTGGAGGCGATTCGCGAACTCATCTCCGCGCAGCTGCCGGGCGTGGCCCTGCGCCCGTTGCCGGTAGCGCCGCGGCAGATTCCCTATCACGCCGGTTTCACCTATTTCGAACTGGAGCGCAGCGGTGAGCTGTGGCAGGCGATGCAGAAATCCGGTGGTTTTGCCGTGCACCTGGGCGCCGAGTTTCCGGGCCTGACGATGGAACTCTGGGCAATAAGGAATCAATAG